A window of Nitrospirota bacterium genomic DNA:
ATTAACCCACCAGACTTCACCTCTCTTCATGGGCTATGTCCTTAAAAGTTGTTTCTGCCCAATGCAAGGCTTCTGCTTCTCTCTTTTTGTCTTTTGACATTTGGGAGTATGCCAATTCCAGATTTGGGCGAACTACGTGCGGGCGAACCAATTCCTCAACAAATTTGCTGATCTTGCGGGGGCCGATGGCCTTATGAAGACCTTCATAAACTTCCTCATCTATGGTTATGGTCAACTTTTTTTGCATTGAAATCCTCCTTTCTATATACGTGTAGTATACGTATTAATTATGGATATGTCAATGGCCTGGTAATTATTAGGTAATTATTAGGGACAGCCTGACAGTCCCCTTTTTAATCCATTTTAATCTTGATCGTTCCATCAGACACAGCATCTCAATGCACTGCATTTTCGTGGGCACCAAAAAATGATTTGACACAAACAGAAATCATTGTTATTCTATAACAAGAAGACAATAGGCACACACTAATGAAATATTTTGACTGGAATGATGAGAAGAATGAAATGCTCAAGAAAACACGGGGCGTATCTTTTGAGCAGGTTGAATTGGCAATAGCATTAGGCGACTTGATTGATCGACTAAAACATCCAAATTCGGCAAAATATCCGAACCAGAAAGTTTTTCTTGTTAAGATCGACAATTATATCTATTCAGTGCCCTATGTTGAGGATAACGAAAAAATATTCTTGAAAACGATAATACCAAACAGCAAAGCAACAAAAAAGCATTTTGGAGGCAAAAAATGAAAAAGGCAGCATACATGGATAAAGACGAGATGGAATTAGCAAGATCACTTGAAAATGAAGAATGGGTTTCAGATCTTACCAAAAAGGAAAAGAAACAATACGAGGAATATGCACGCTGTAGTCTCAATAAGCAAAAGAGGATAAACATCCGAATGAGTGAACGGGATTTAAAGAAAATCAGGGCAAAGGCAATCGAAGAGGGCATACCGTATCAATCCCTTATCTCGATGCTGATTCATAAATACAACGAGGGCAAAGT
This region includes:
- a CDS encoding addiction module antitoxin; this translates as MQKKLTITIDEEVYEGLHKAIGPRKISKFVEELVRPHVVRPNLELAYSQMSKDKKREAEALHWAETTFKDIAHEER
- a CDS encoding toxin, which translates into the protein MKYFDWNDEKNEMLKKTRGVSFEQVELAIALGDLIDRLKHPNSAKYPNQKVFLVKIDNYIYSVPYVEDNEKIFLKTIIPNSKATKKHFGGKK
- a CDS encoding CopG family antitoxin, which encodes MKKAAYMDKDEMELARSLENEEWVSDLTKKEKKQYEEYARCSLNKQKRINIRMSERDLKKIRAKAIEEGIPYQSLISMLIHKYNEGKVSISR